The segment CACAGCGCACACAACTGCCCTGAATTAACTCCCGCCTGAGCCAGCGCTGAGCTTCCAGACACACATCTCAGCTGACAGAGAACCCCCCGCATCCCTTGGCAACCGGTTCCAGGGCCAGCCACCCTCCTGGTGAACATTCAGGCCTTGTCGCCAGTCTGAATTGGTCCGGCTGCAACTTCCAGCCGCGGGACGTCGTGAGCCCCGTCGAGGTGCCGAGTAGGAAGCTGCCGCACCTGGCCCAGCAGCCCGAGCACGGAGCCTGTGGTACTGGTGCCGCGTGCCGGCAGCACCCAGGGACTTTGGGGgtctgtgggtgctcagccccctTGGCAGCCAGCTGTGAGCGTACGAGGCGCACGTGCAAACCCAGCAGGGGAAGGTGGGACAATCCCAgcgtgagaggggctggggcactagcctgggacagAGCTTTGCATCAGCCTGCGGCTGCAGGGCACTGAAGGCTGGGGAGCACACGCCAAGCTGGTTTTCCCAGGGcaactccagggctgtggctgggatgtAATACAGCCGAGTACTCGGCCGGCACAGGCCTCTCCAGCTGGGTGCTCACAGCGGGGGGACGCCCGCTGCCAAGGAGCTCACCCTAGATCCCATGCCGATTCCCTGGCAGCGCTGATACCCGCAGACTGCTTCAGCTCAGGCCCACGCCCCGTGCGCTGGCTGGGGCAGcctgcagggcagggcggggaacGTCTCCAGGTGGAGACTGGGAGGTCGTGGCCGTTTGAGCCACGCTGGGTGTTGCGGTGATAGACACAGACAGACTCAGCAGTCGACGCAAGACAGGAACGACTGGCTCCCAGGCCGCAGACAGGCCTGGAGGCcactgcagctgctggccagaggaGCGGGAAGAGTTTCTGGGAGCACGGGTGGAATGCAGCAGCCCTGCAGGAGCCAGGGTCACTGGGCTACAGCCGCAGGCAGAGGGACAGGCCCACAGGCAGATGATATTTTATTATgatgattttaaattaaaattattcagCATTTAAAAACAGCTCCCTTGAGCCCCATGGTCCAGTGCCAGCTGTGATGGTGTGCAGTGGccatgcaggggtgggggtgctgcagtGCCAGGGACAGACACCGCCCGTCCAAGAAGAGTTCATTTGGGATGAGGATTGTCGGAGGCCAGGCAGAGGTCCCCAGGCCTGGGGTGGATCATGCTGGGGAACTGCTCTTGCCACGGGTTGCCAATGGCCCCTGCCTGGACTAGGCACCCTGAAGGGacccagcccagctgggcagcCCCTCGGGCCAGGGAAGGGCAATGGTGCCCTCCCTCACAGCAGTGCCCACGTCTTCAACTCTCCCTGCGCCTCTCCCATGGGCCGTGCTGCTGAaagggggggagctggggggggccagGGGGAGCATAACTGCTGCCAAGCTTCCCAGGGGCTTCTCCCTGCAGCGAGGGCTCAGCAGGTACCAGGCCCTCGCCCACGGATGGTCTGTGCCCTGCAGTGGATGCTGCTCTGCCACGCCCCACACGCAGGTGCAGCGATTACAGATGGCGACAAAATGCACTGTGTAAGGTGACAGCTGAGCCAGCAAGGGCAGGTGAAATCTGCACCCCAGCAGCCGGGGCACACGCCCGCCCCGACAGTGCCAGCCAAGTGCCGGCAGGGTGCGCACCACGCCCACGTGCTCCTCCCTCCACGCCCTCTGCCAGGCGGTTCCGGGTGGGGCCGCAGGCAGGACAGGCACTGAGGGAGGCAGTGAGACCTGCCGGCCATAGGGATTCCCCACCTCCCGAGGGGACTTGCCCTGTGCATGGCAGAGCCCCGGAGCCACGCGGGAGAGGAAGGATcctgggcactgccccccccGGACGCTCCTTCCTCCTCATTCTCTCGGGGCTGCTCTCCCCACTCAGGCATCTGGGCCCGGGGAACTGTCTCTCTTGTGGCTAGGAGGGCCCTGGGGACGAGGGACACAGCTAGGGCATGAAGCATGGGgccctgctgctctgagggggcaggggcacgTCTGTGTgcactggggagagagacaggctAGGGAAAGAGGAGGGAAGATACAGCAATTAAAATCACGTTTTAAAAAGGGGCAAGCGGCCTCCACACAGTCCCTGGCCTGCAGAGGGGCCCAGCACATGCTCCCCGGTTCCTTCCCTCACGGCTGGGGGGAGGTCTCCGGCACTGGGTGCAGCTCCGTGGGGGCAGGCGCCTGGCGGGCTCTGCtctccagggccagctgcatgCTCCAGATGCTGAGGGGGCGCATGTAGGCCAGAGAGCGGAAGAGCTTCCTTTGGCAATAGGCCTCCGGCGTCTGGAAGGCCATGCCCAGCCGCTCCCACACGGTCCGGTAGCAGCCCTCCGCTGTGTGGAAGCCCTCCTGCACCAGGCcctgcagcagagggaggagagagtcaGGCCCAGAGTCACCTGGCACCGGCTGCTCGTGCCAAGGGGCGCCGTGCACACACCCACCTCCTGGATCATGGTGGCTGCCAGAGCGTACACAACCCCAACCCAGGCCTCGCTGGACTGCAGGCTGGATGTGTCCAGGCTCCCATCGGGCCTCATGCCGTTCACGGCGCCCATCGTCCCATTGGCAAAGCTCATGACGTTCAGCTCAAAGATGGTCTTCAGCGCGCTGACAATATGGCTCCTGGGGAACACCTGCGGAGAGAGACGCCATCAGGCCTCTCGGCCACACAGGGCCGCACCCTGAACCCAGGGCCCGGCCTGCACCGCCCCAGGGGCTGGGCCTCGGAGACAGCATAGGCAGATAGGGCCAGTACCTCATCTGCcttctgtacagcacaggccatggACGAGCACCCAGATGCCCGGGGCTGAGCCCTGTGGAGAGGCGGCAGGCTGGACGTGACGACAGCGAGGTGGCGAGCCACCACGGCCCCTGCAGGTCTGCCCCAATGGCTCGCCAACGTTCCCGAGCCAGCGGCAAACAGGGGAGCGAGGTGGCCGGCCCCACGTCTGCCTGCCTCTGGGTGCCCTAGCCTGAGGGGTCAGGTTCCCATTCTGCAGCTGGCTGAACTGGAGGGGCGAGACTCAACCCCTGACCGGCAGCCTtacccactcagccaccccctccTTAATCCTCAAACTCTCTGGCTTCTTGTCCTGCCTGTCCCTCCTGGATTACAGAGCCCAGCAGTCCCCGGGATTGTGCCCCAGGCTGACCTTGTGCACCATGGCAAGTCACCGCTCCATTTTCTCTTTGGTAAACTGACCAGACAGCGCACGTTCAGTCTCTCACCCTCACACCCCCTGCCCTCACACCATCGGGGTGgcttttcccccaccctctccagTTGTTCAAGGCCTTTTTAAAACGAGTGCCTGCGGCTCCCAGTCTCGGCTGCACCAGTGCTGCGCGCAGGGGTAaaagcagctccctgctcctgcccgTGGCTGCCCCGTGAACATATCACAGGAGCCTTGTGTGCCATAGCAGGGCACGCGCAGCTCAGCGCGTCctaggactggcagggacctcgGGGAGTCtccagtccaggcccctgcactcatggcaggactaagtattatctagaccaggggtctccaaCCTTTTCACGCCCAAGGTCACTttctgaatttaagtgcaacccaggatttccccttccccgagcccgccccttccccgaagccccccctccttccccccccccattgctcgctctcccccaccccactttcactgggctggggcagagtgttggagtgcaggaggggatacagggtgctggctctggcaggggagtcaggggtggggcttggggtgcaggagggggtttggggttcaggctctgggaggggagtcagggctggggaacagtgttggggtgcaggaggcggtgggcttggggtgcaggagagggtttggggtgctggctctggggagggtcAGGGAtggagcttggggtgcaggaggaggtttggggtaCTAGCtccggaagggggctcagggctgggggttggaatGTGGCCTCCCGCCGGGCAGCACTTACTTACGGTGGCTCCCGGTCGGCAGCATAGCGTGGCTGCTGCTAGGgccagctccctgcctaccccagccccacaccactcccagaaggggccaatgCAGCCCTGCGGGGGGCGGGCAGCATGTGGCTTCGCATGcggcccctctctgcaagcaaagcccccgcagctcccattggccgcagctccccattcccggccaatgggagctgcaggagcagtgcacggagggagacccctgccgtcccgccctgccctggggccgcgctggccacttctgggagtggtgtggggctggggcaggcagggagccggtCTCAGCAGCAACCCCGCTGGGCCGCCGAAGATCgcgatcgactgggagatcctcgAGGATCGACCGGTGggtgaccactgatctagaccatccctgacaggtgtttgtctaaactgctcttCGAAATCTCCGACaatggagatcccaccacctccctgggcaatttattccagtgctgaaccaccctgacagtgaggcagtttttcctaaagtccaacctaaaccgcccttgctgcaatttaagcccattgcttcttgtcctgtcctcagaggttaaggagaacaatttctctcccttctccttataacagccttttatgtgcttgaaaactgttatcatgtcccctctcagtcttctcttctccaaactaaacaaacccaagtttttcaatcttccctcatgggtcatgttttctacacatttaatcatttctgttgctcttctctggattctctccaatttgtccacatctttcctgaaatgtggcgcccagaactggacacaagactccagttgagacctaatcagcacagagtaaagcagaagaataacttctcgtgtcttgcttacaacactcctgctaagacgtcccagaatgaggtttgcttttcttgcaacagcgttacactgttgactcatatttagcttgtggtccactatgacccccagatccctttccgcaatactccttcctagacacttatttcccattctgtgtgtgtgcaactgagtgTTCCTTTCtcaatggagtactttgcatttgtccttattgaatatcatcctatttacttcagaccgtttctccagtttgtccagatcattttgaattttaatcctgtcctccaaagcacttgcaaaccctcccagctggGTATCGTCTGAGGACTTTATACCGAGGGTACCTAGGCTCAGGGAGGGGTTGTGCAGGGTGTCCAATTCCGCCAGGGCCAGAGTCCCATTTTAGAGATGTTCTTAGGGCAGCATCTGAGCCTGGTACCAGGTGCTCCCCTCGGCCCCCCACTCTCACTGGGTTGGTTGCACACAGGTCCAGGGGAGGATCTGGCCTTTATGTAGCACCCGAGGCCGGGTCTGCTGGTGACACGTGGCGCTGGGGCAGGGTGACCTGATGTCCCACCCAGGTCACGGTGCACTTGCAGCGGGCTAGTGAAGACGCTCCAGCCCCGGCGGGAGAAGCTCCCAGCAGCACGGTGACcccgctcccgccagcccagcgctgtcctgctccccaccccacgtgGGGTCCCGCCCAGCCCAGCGCCCATCTCCGCGCCCGAATGAAAGCCGCACCGCACCAAGGACGGTGAGGGGGCGTCTCGGCCAGCCCATGGGAGCTGGAAGTTGCCGGCCTCTTCCAGGACcaggttgggaggggaggggactaaaactgcagggcaaagAAGAGACCAGTAAGTGTTACAGGGGCCTGATCCCCAAGGGATCCCTCCCTGAGCCTAGGTAaaaattcttccgtcctaagtgcaggaccctgcacttatccttgttgaacctcctcagatttcttttggcccaatcctccaatttgtctagggccctctgtatcctatccctacctgccaccatatctacctctcctcctagtttagtatcatccgcaaatttgctgagagtgcaatccacaccatcctccagatcatttatgaagatattgaacaaaaccggccccaggaccagcccctggggcactccacttgatactggctgccaactagacatggagccattgatcactactcgttgagcccgacaatctagccaactttctacccaccttatagtgcattcatccagcccatacttctttaacttgctgacaagaatactgtgggagaccgtgtcaaaagctttgctaaagtcaagaaacaatacatctactgctttcccttcatccacagaaccagtaatctcatcatagaaggcaattagattagtcaggcatgaccttcccttggtgaatccatgctgactgttcctgatcactttcctctcgtgtaagtgcttcaggattgattccttgaggacctgttccatgatttttccgggaactgaggtgaggctgactggcctgtagttcccaggatcctccttcttcccttttttaaagatgggcactacattagcctttttccagtcatccgggacttcccccgttcgccacgagttttcaaagataatggccaatggctctgcaatcacagagcTGGAGGACTGTGAGAAGTAACGGCAGGACCGTGAGAGAGAGTGAAAGCATGAGGAAGAGCAGAGACGGCATGAACTGGCGACAGCAGAGCTGAGAGGCAGAGAGATCCCtgctggggtgagtggggatgggCCAAGGGTGGCTAAGCCCGCAGGGAACTCCGATATCAAAGTGGTGTCTCAGTTTAAGGAAGGGGATGATGTAGACACCTTCCTCACTGCTTTTGAGAAGGCCTGCAATGCGCACCAGGTTGACCCTACAGACAGGCTCCAGCATCTCACCCCCTTACTGTGTCCCAAGGCCATAGGGATGTTCAGCCAGATGGATGGGGTGGAACctggggactatgaactgttcaaacaagcCCTGCTGCGCAAGTTTGAATTGACCCCCGAGGTATACAGGAAAAGTGTCCAGGGTGTGCAGAAGACCCCGGGGATGACCTACCTGCAGATGGCCACCTTGATGGGTGACCGCCCTTCtgtggtggttaagcactggaacaagttaccttGGGAAGCTGTGGAatttctgtcattggaggtttttagaaCAGTtcagacagacacctgtcagggatggtctcgataatacttagtcctgcctcagtgcaggaattggactagatgacctatcaaggtccctttcatttctacatttctatgattctatgatacagacAAACCAAcaggagagtacaaggaaacgaCGAGACCATTTCAGTCAGCATGATGGGCAGTTGAGAGGGGGGATTGAActgctgagaaagagagagatggggaaataTATTCGCAACCCAGCATGCTCCACCGATGCCGTATGACCCCTCTACATTAAGTAGTTCCCCATCACTCTCCTTGTCCCAGGTCACTATGCAGTTTTAAGTAGCCTGCTGCAGATGGTGAACTAAGAACtattttcaaataataataacacaGAATGGCACAATATTTTTCCGTTGGAACAAAGTTTATTTGGTACCTAGAGTTCAGAACTCACGAAGGGCTGAAACTTTCTAAGAGAAATGAACCTTTGAGCTGGGAGCACTGAGAGTGGATAGTCCTGAGCGAACGTAAAGGCCATTTAGAAGGGGAGCACCATTTCCTTGGGACTTCAGTAAGGTTGGTGCAATCTCTACCATAGACTGATGGAGAGTGAGGAAAGGAGTGAACCCAGGGCAATAAAGCTGCCAGGAGTGTCCCAGAAAGGCCCCAGCTAATGGGAGAGATTTCGGAACCATCCAGGGAAGTCAGAGAGGGGCAGGTGGGCGTCACGACTGAAAAAGCCAAGAGAGATAAAAACACAAGAGACTCATTTGCCTCCCGCGCTAGAGTATTGCTGAGAAATGAACTAAACTGCAGTGTTGGGGGCGAGGCAGCGATTCTGGGGGGGAGATGGAGACAGAGACGGGCGACTCTGCTGGGCGAGACGCTCGAGAGAGGCCAGAACAATTCAAGACCGGGTGGGCACAGGAACCGCGGAGCTGGAGAGCGTGTTCACTGTGCTGTTGGGGTTGGAGTTGGAGCATCGCAGGGTGGAGAGTGCTGCTGAAGGATTTTCCCCCGCTCTACATTTCGTTTCCGGGTGAAAACGTTTGTGCCGACCCTGCAGGGAAGCACAGAGCTGGTGTTACTGGCCTAGCATGGGCCTGCACTGGGGGCTGCCCAATACAAGGAGAGGCAGGAGCACCAAGCTCCCCTGGGGATGCTCCCCCCTCACAGGATGCCCACACTCCCGCTGGGTTGCTCACCCATTAGCAAGTTCTTGAAGAAGAGCGATGGGAGGACATGGCCCTGCCCCGGCCTGACCCGCCAGGGGATCACACACAGCCCTGGGGTGTGACAGGGCCCAGGGAACTCAGCACATTTGGGGAATAAACCTTCATTCACGTTCAcaccacctccttctcctccagccagGTACAGGGGATGGATTTGTGATTTTGGGCtgagagccctgccctgcccttggccaTCTCATCCCGCACAGCCCCAGAGCCGGGCTCGGGATCCCAGCCCTTGGCACAGCGCCGAGCAGAGACGGGGCCAGGCCctgcagtcccagctctgcaggctgcaCCTTCGCTCCTGGGCAGTCTGTgcccctcacccacctggtcGCTCTCCAGCCATCTCCAGGGGATCCAACCTCCTCACGCAGCAGCCACATGGTCTTCAGAGTTTCCTTCCCTTTATCATCCACGAAGCACTGGCCCACGAAGACGGTTGTTGAGTCTGCGAGGGAGCCGGAgaggagacagagggagagacgGTGCCACGTGCTCGGTGTCCCCCAGAGACACCGAGCCCAGAGcccagggtggagggagggggtgcgCTCTGTGGCGATGACACGACTCCCGGGCCACAAAGAGCCCATCTCTCCCCGATGACGCACTTTCCCAGGCACCGGCCCAGACGGCGGAGCAGTGCAATGACTCCATTTTCAGGGGCGGCTCCATGAGCCGGGTCAGGGCCAGGAAGGGGAGAGGCCTGCAGGCTGGGGGACACTTGGACTCCGCCTCCCAGGCCCCACATGCCGAGGCCATCTCCAAAGTCTGCTGGCTTCCTCCTCACCATCACCATCTCCACCTCCTCACCATCTCCTTCAGGCCCTGGTTCTACCCCTCAGCCTCTGGCCTCCCCAACCCTCAGCAGGCCATACAAAGTGCAGCTGATATCTTCCTCCCGGTCATTTGATCACGCCATTGTCCTCCCTGTGATCAGCCGCAACCTGGCCTCCCAggtaacccagccctggggacctCCCCCAGGTATCCCAGTGTCCAGCCTGCCATGGCTGGTCGAGCCAGAGGGAGCTTTTGGAAACAGACTCCGTCTTGACGTAAAGATTCCAAGTCATGGAGGATCCACCATGTGCCCAGCTCAGTTGTCCCATTGGCTAATCACCTGCACCGGTAAAAAGTTCCACTTCATTTCTAATTTGGATACGTCTGGTTTCAGATTCCAgacacctttgtctgctagattaaagcaTCATCGGCtgtcagaaaaggaggacttgtggcaccttagagactaaccaatttatttgagcatgagctttcgtgagctacagcccacttcatcagatgtataccgtggaaactgcagcagactttatatacacacagagaatatgaaacaatacctcctcccaccccactgtcctgctggtaatagcttatctaaagtgatcaacaggtgggccatttccagcacaaatccaggttttctcaccctccacccccccacacaaattcactctcctgctggtgctagcccatccaaagtgacaactctttacataatcaagtcgggctatttcctgcatagatccaggttttctcacatcccccccacccccatacacacacaaactcatcccaccaccaacctcaggctggtccagtccacacaagagatccacttcctggacactacagtgctcataaacaatggtcacataaacaccaccctataccggaaacctactgaccgctattcctacctgcatgcctccagctttcaccctgaccacacgacacgatccatcgtctacagccaagctctgcgatacaaccgcatttgctccaacccctcagacagagacaaacacctacaagatctctgtcaagctttcttacaactacaatacccacctgcagaagtaaagaaacagattgatagagccagaagagttcccggaagttacctactacaggacaggcctaacaaagaaaataacagaacaccactagcggtcaccttcagcccccaactaaaacccctccaacgcattattaaggatctacaacctatcctaaaggatgacccaacactctcacaagtcttgggagacaggccagtccttgcctacagacagccccgcaacctgaagcaaatactcaccaacaaccacataccacacaacagaaccactaacccaggaacttatccttgcaacaaagcccgttgccaattgtgcccacatatctattcaggggacaccatcacagggcctaataacatcagccacactatcagaggctcgttcacctgcacatccaccaatgtgatatatgccatcatgtgccagcaatgcccctctgccatgtacattggtcaaactggacagtctctacgtaaaagaataaatggacacaaatcagatgtcaagaattataacattcataaaccagtcggagaacacttcaatctctctggtcacgcaatcacagacatgaaggtcgctatcttaaaacaaaaaaacttcaaatccagactccagcgagaaactgctgaattggaattcatttgcaaattggatactattaatttaggcttaaatagagactgggagtggctaagtcattatgcaaggtagcctgtttcctcttgttttttcctacccccccccccccccgatgttctggtttaacttggatttaaacttggagagtggtcagtttagatgagctattaccagcaggagagtgagtttgtgtgtgtatgggggtgggggggatgtgagaaaacctggatctatgcaggaaatagcgcgacttgattatgtaaagagttgtcactttggatgggctagcaccagcaggagagtgaatttgtgtgggggggtggagggtgagaaaacctggatttgtgctggaaatggcccacctgttgatcactttagataagctattaccagcaggacagtggggtgggaggaggtattgtttcatattctctgtgtatatataaagtctgctgcagtttccacggtatgcatccgatgaagtgagctgtagctcacgaaagctcatgctcaaataaattggttagtctctaaggtgccacaagtactccttttctttttaccactgATACTAGATCTAAGAATCATTAAACAGGACCAGGATCGCTCCCTTGAGACTAGCCAGCcctatctttaaacactagaaacAACACCCACCCACTCAAGAACAAACACTCACCCACTTGCATGACTTGGCTttggcctccctccccactgcttaGCAAGTGAGTTACGGCTGAGGGTGACTCCCGCAATCAGTGCATGTAGGGTGCAGTTTGGCTGTCCTTTACTCGTACAATGAGCATAACCACATTTCCTTGCCCCTGCACTCAGCCCTGGAGGGAtctgtaacccaaccccagccaaaaggGATCATGGGGCAAAGCAGCTCTGTCTGCCCCACACCGAGGCTgagtgggtgtgtctatgcaaacgcAGTCTGCTCCGGGAGTCTTTCCGCCCAGCTCCCCACTGGATGTCAGGGGATGGTTCACTCACACCCTACTTACAGCTGTTACCTCTACAGCACCCTCACTCTGCATCATTCACTATTTTAGAACTGGCTCAGCCCAGCTCATTAGACAGGTAATAAGGACACTGAGCAGTGTCCTCCCCCTGAGACAGGTACTCCCAGAAGACAGTAGAagcccctctcctctcctttcccttcctcttgTAACCAGGCTCCTTTACCCAGCAGTGCCTGACTGTGATCACGGACTGGGCCGCCCCCTGCCAGGCAGGATGTGAACAGGCTGCCTTGTCCCGCGCCCCCCCGAAATCCTCATGCCTCCCTGCTGGCTCAAGGCTCCTGTCGGTCCCTGGCACTGAGAGGAGCCGGGCGATGGCAGATGAAGTGGGATCCGGGTGCTGGCTGTGCTCTGTCTCGGCCAGGTCAGGTG is part of the Caretta caretta isolate rCarCar2 chromosome 5, rCarCar1.hap1, whole genome shotgun sequence genome and harbors:
- the LOC142072082 gene encoding non-lysosomal glucosylceramidase-like, with amino-acid sequence MSFANGTMGAVNGMRPDGSLDTSSLQSSEAWVGVVYALAATMIQEGLVQEGFHTAEGCYRTVWERLGMAFQTPEAYCQRKLFRSLAYMRPLSIWSMQLALESRARQAPAPTELHPVPETSPQP